Genomic window (Melioribacteraceae bacterium):
AACGACATTCGCAACTTCGGGAGGAAATATTATTAATGATGGAGGCGGTTTAATTTCTGAAAGAGGAATTTGCTGGAATACAATAGGAAATCCTTCAACTTCAGATGATAAGAAAATTGCTGGAAGTGGTGTTGGTTCATTTAAAGTATTAATGCAAAATTTATTACCGGCAACTAAATATTATATTCGTGCATATGCGGTTAATTCTGCCGGTACATCATACGGTGATGAAATTTCATTTACTACACTAAACCAAAAAATTGTGCCTCAATTAACCACAAATTCTGTCACAAATATACTTGTGAAAACCGCCCAGGCAGGTGGATCAGTAACAGCCTGGGGAGGTGATTCAGTTTTTGTGCGTGGAGTTTGTTATAGCGAAAATTCAAATCCAACCGTCAATAATTTCAAAACTATTAATGGTTCCGATATCGGTTCATTCTCAACTGTAATTGGAAACTTGAAGGAAAATACAAAATATTATTTGAGAGCTTACGCTGAAAATTCGGTTGGCGTTGGTTACGGCGATGAAGTATCATTTACAACACAATCGCCGGCTGTGGCAATAACAAAAACAGTTTCATTGGATGGAAGCGGAGATTACACAACAGTGCAATCCGCATTCGATGCAGTGCCCGCTAACTACACAGGTAAATATATTATCTTCATTAAAAATGGTACATACAAAGAAAAATTAAAACTTACCTCGGGTAAAGTTAATGTTGTGATAAGAGGGGAAAGCCGGGACAATACAATTTTAACTTACGATGACTATAGTGGAAAACCGGGAACCAGTATTGGAACATCAACTTCAGAAACATTGGCAATTCAGGCTAATGATGTAACGCTGGAGAATATCACCGTTCAAAACACAGCCACACAAGCTCAAGCTGTTGCCCTAAATATTACCGGTGATAGAATAATTGTGAACAACTGCCACATCGATGGATATCAGGATACATACTATACTTGGAATTCGGGAAGAGTTTATAATATCAATTCAAAAATTTCGGGCACAGTTGATTTTATATTTGGTCATGGTGTTGCGGTCTTCGATAACTGTAACATTCACATTAAAAGGAATACCGGTACTCTGACAGCCGCGGCTACTAAAGATGGATATAAATTTGGATATGTTTTTCTAGATTGCAAAATTACTAACGATTCAATTGGATATGATGGGGCTACAATCTCAAGATTTTTATTGGGAAGACCCTGGCAAAATTCACCACGAACAGTTTTTATAAGATGCGAACAACCCGCGAGTTTAAATCCTGTTGGATGGGCGGAATGGAATGTTATTCCTGCCCTTTACGCCGAATATAAATGCTACGGCCCCGGTTCCGATTATTCTCAAAGATTAACTTCAATATCTCGTCAACTGACTGATGATGAAGCAAAAGAATATACTATTACAAATATTTTTTCTATGAGCACAGGTCCCGAATTTGGATTTGACTGGATGCCCGAAATTACAACTAGCGTTGAGAATAAAGGTAAATTGAATTCAGAGATACCAGCCAAATTTTCATTGGAGCAGAACTATCCAAATCCCTTTAATCCAACTACATTAATAAAATATCAGATTTCAGAGCTTAGCGATGTTACATTAAAAGTTTATGATCTATTGGGCAGAGAGGTAACAACACTTGTCAATGAGGTGAAGCAACCGGGGGAGTATAGTGTTGAGTTTATAACGAAAAACGATGAGTATTCAAGCGGAATATATTTTTACGAATTGAAAACTCAAAAATATAGAGCTGTAAAAAAACTTGTGCTTCTTAAATAATTAACTCAAGTAGAATAATGTACAGTCAAAGATCTAGATTAATAAGTATTATAAATTAAATCGAATGAATTATGAGAAAACTTCTATTAATTATTAGTGTTGTAATTTGTCTTAACACCTCGGATATTTTAGCGCAAAATAAATCAACGGTTTGGAATCCGAATATTGATGATACTTCTTATCTTAATCCAATAATTCATTCCGATTATTCCGATCCCGATATTTGTAGAGTAGGTGATGATTATTACATGACCTCATCAAGTTTTTCTCATTTCCCCGGATTGCCGATTCTTCATTCAAAGGATTTAGTAAACTGGAAACTAATTTCGCACGCGGTAATTAATTACCCAGTAAAAGCATTTGCTAAACCACAACATGGTGGTGGAATCTGGGCTCCCAGTATTCGCTATCATAATAATGAATTCTATATTTATTTTGGTGATCCCGACAATGGAATCTTTATGACGAAAAGTAAAAATGCTGAAGGTCCATGGGAACCGCTGTACTTAGTTAAGGAAGCTAAAGGATGGATTGATCCCTCACCATTTTGGGATGATGATGGTAAAGCATATTTAGTTCGAGCATGGGCTCGAAGTCGCTCTGGCATCAAACACATCCTTACAATTCATAAAATGAGTAGTGATGGAAAAACATTACTTGATAATGGAGTTAATGTTTTTTCAGATTCGCTGATCCATCCAACAATTGAAGGTCCTAAACTTTATAAGAGAAATGGATACTATTACATTTTTGCCCCCGCCGGTGGAGTGAAGCCAGGCTGGCAAACTATTCTTCGGTCTAAAAATATTTATGGTCCTTACGAAGATAAAATTGTACTCGAACTGGGAAGCACAAAAATAAATGGTCCTCATCAAGGGGGCTGGGTAACAACTCAATCAGGTGAGGATTGGTTTATTCATTTTCAAGATAGATATGCTTATGGCAGAATTGTTCATCTTCAGCCGATGAGATGGGAAAATGATTGGCCTGTAATGGGAAATGACTACGACGGCAATGGAATTGGAGAACCTGTATCAAATTATAGAAAACCTTATACTGGTAAAAACTATTCTGTGGAAGTCCCTCAAACATCTGATGATTTTAATTCGGATCGACTTGGATTGCAATGGCAATGGCAGGCTAATTTTGATTCGAGCTGGTATTCATTAAGGCAAAGAGAAGGATCTTTAAGATTACTACCTCAAAAAATATCCAACGATGATAATAATTTGTACAACGCCCCCTTCTTGCTAATGCAGAAATTCCCGGCAAAAAAGTTTTCAGTTTCCACAAAAATTGAGTTTGAAAATTTAGATGTTGGCGATAGAGCAGGATTAATAGTTTTTGGGTTTGATTATTCATTCATCGGAGTAGAGAGACATAAGGATGGATTTCATTTGACTCAAATTATCTGTAATGATGCCAATAAAAAATCACCTGAACTGAGAAGTGAGAGTATTGAAATTAAAAGCTCGCAAATTCATTTACGGATGAGTGTAAAACCTGAGGATGATTCAGAAATAATCCCAAAAGTAATTTGCAAGTTTAGTTATAGTATTGATGGTGAAAAATATTTACCGATCGGTAAAGAATTTATTGCTAAAGAGGGGCGCTGGGTTGGCGCAAAAGTTGGATTGTTTGCTTCATCAATCAGTGATTCTAACGGTTATGCCGATTTTGAATGGTTCAGATTTGAGTAGCAGCCACAAATAAACATTTCTATTTAAATTAATTCAGAAAATCTTATCCAACAGAAAGAAAAGATTATTTCACATCACGATTCCGAAAAAAATAACTGATGATTTTAATTGTGTAATAAACTAAGTTGATACAGAGTTTGGAACACAAATAATTAGAATTATCCTTTTACAAGTATGGATGAAAATGGATAGTGAATTAAAATTTATTCTTAATGATACCGTGGTTGAAGAAAATATTAATCCGGCAATCACAGTGTTGGATTATTTGCGCAATTCAAAAAAACTTAACGGAACAAAAGAGGGATGCAGAGAGGGGGATTGCGGAGCTTGCACAGTTTTAATTGGTACATTAGTTAAAAATAAAGTCAACTACAAAAGCGTTAATTCATGTCTGTTACCGCTTATTTCAATTAATGGAAAACATTTGGTTACTATTGAGGGATTAAATTTAGCTGAATTAAATCTCATTCAGGATGCAATGGTTACCGAAGGGGGAACACAATGCGGGTTTTGCACTCCCGGATTTATTATTTCACTTACTTGCTACTTTCTTGAAGCTAAAAATTACAACTACAATTCCGCATTAAATTATCTCGATGGCAATATCTGTCGTTGTACCGGATATTCCGGAATAAAAAGAGCGGTTGAAAAAGTTATCAATGTAACAGCCGAAAGCTCTTCAAAAAATAAAATTGATAGACTGATTCAATCAGGAATAATTCCCAACTATTTTTCAAAAGTGTCCCAACAATTAATTGCTATCAATAATACTATAAATGATAAAAAACCGGAAAAGATAATAAGTACTAAACTTATAGTTGCCGGAGGAACAGATTTGTATGTTAAAAATGGGGAAGAATTAATTGATCAAGAATTAAACTTTATCTCTTCGCGGGAGAACCCGATAGAAAAAAGAGGAGATGAAATAATAGTTCAGGCTTCGGCAACTATTGAAGAATTCACAAACTCGAAAATTATACATAAGTATTTCCCGCAAATTAAAAATTCATTGAAGTGGTTTGGATCATTGCCTATTCGTAACCGGGCTACAGTTGGAGGAAATATAGTTAATGGTTCCCCAATAGCGGATATAACTAACATACTTTTGGCGCTTGCTTCAACTGTTAAAATAGTGAATGGAAAAAAAGTAAGAATTGTTAAGCTCAACAAACTATACCTTGGATATAAAAAGTTAGGTCTGAAAAAAGGAGAAATTGTTGAATCGATCGCAATTTCAATTCCAGAAGGAAAATATTTTTTCAGTTGTGAAAAAGTATCGCGGCGTGAATATCTCGACATTGCAAGCGTGAACAGCTCCATGATGATTCAAACTAAAAAAAATATTATCACTAATGTTCATTTATCTGCTGGAGGAGTTGCGCCAATCCCAAAATATCTTGAAGCGACTTCTCTGTTTTTAATTGGGAAAGAATTATCCCTAAAAAATATTTTAGATGCTTTCAAAGTTGTTAAAACTGAGATCTCACCAATTAGTGATGTACGCGGATCAGCAGAATATAAAACAATATTACTTCGTCAACTTATATTGGCACACTTCTATAAATTATTTCCGCATTTATTGAATGAAGAGGTGACTCAATGAAAAGTTACGATTCAATTCAACATGTAAAAGGTGCTTCAAAATTTGTTGATGATTTACCTATTACCGAGGGAACACTATACGGTTATGTTTATTACTCATCAATTGCGCACGGGGAAATAATTGATCTTGATATCAAAGAGGCTTTAAAAAGTGATGGCGTAAAAGCTGTTTTAACAGCTGATGATATTCCCGGGCAAAATCAGATTGGGGGAATTATACCAGACGAAGAATTACTCGCTGATTCACAGGTACATTATATCGGGCAGCCAATAGCATTCGTTGTTGCTGAAAATAAAATTAAGGCCCACAAAGCCGCACAAAAAATTTCTGTTGAATATAAGAAACTGCCCGCTGTTTTTGATGCGCGGGATGCTTTTGAGAATGGTATGTTTCTATCTCCACCGAGAGTTTTTACACTTGGAAGTGTTGATGATATTTGGGCAGAATGTGATTTTGTAATTGAAGGGATAGCTGAATCGGGAGCTCAGGAACATCTATATCTTGAAACTCAAGGCGCATTTGCTCTTCCGACTGAATCCGGTGGTGTGAAAATTTATTCATCAACTCAAGGACCTACACAGGTTCAAAAAATATGCTCACGTGTATTAAATATTCCAATGAATAGAATAGAGGTTGATGTACCTAGACTCGGTGGCGGGTTTGGTGGAAAGGAGGATCAAGCAACTCCATGGGCCGTGATGTGTGCTTTGGCTGCCCATAAATTAAAACTTCCTGTAAAATTAATTCTGCCACGACAAGAAGATTTGAGAATGACAGGCAAGCGTCACAAATACTCTTCAGACTTTAAGATTGGGTTAAGTGCTGAGGGAAAAATTCTTGCTTACGAAGTTTCATTTTATCAGAATGGCGGGGCTGCCGCTGATTTATCTCCAGCAATTTTAGAAAGAACTTTGTTTCATTGTACGAATAGTTACTATATACCGAATGTAAAGGCAACAGCATATAGTTGTAAAACCAATCTTCCTCCTGCAACTGCATTTAGAGGATTTGGCGGACCGCAGGGAATGTTTGTAATTGAATCGGCAATTAATAAAGCGGCAGAAGTGATGGGAATTGATGCGTCAGAGATTCAAAGAAAAAATTTACTTTGCGAAGGAGATCAATTTCCATTTGGTCAAAAAACTGAAAACTGCCACGCAATTACTTGTTATGATTTAGCTAAATCAAAATTTCAATACAAGGAAGAAATAAGTAAGATCAATCAATTTAATACTCAAAACAAATTTATAAAGAAGGGAATTTATACGATGCCGGTTTGTTTTGGCATATCATTCACCTCAACATTTATGAATCAGGCAAGCGCATTAATTCATGTTTTTAACGATGGGAGTATCAGCGTTAGTACAGCGGCGGTGGAAATGGGGCAAGGTGTTAATGCTAAAATAACTGAAATGGTAGCTCGGGAGTTCGGCGTGGAATCTTCAAGAATTAAAATTGAGACTACAAATACAACTCGTGTTGCAAACACTTCTCCAACTGCCGCTAGTAAAGGCGCCGATTTAAATGGATTCGCTTCTATCTCCGCTTCAAAAATTATTATTGAAAGATTAAAAAAAGTTGCCGCTGATGAATTAAAAGCAACTTCTGATTGCATCAGTATAAAAAATGAAATTGTACATGTTTCTAACCAGCCGACAGATATTACCTGGAATAAGATTATTCAATTAGCGTTTTTCAAGAGAGTAAGTTTATCTGCTCAGGCCCATCATTCAACCCCGGATATTTATTTTGATAAAACAAAAGAGAAAGGGAAACCATTTGCGTACCACGTTTATGGTTCGGCATTAATAACTGCAATTGTTGATTGTTTGCGAGGAACATGCAAAGTTGAATCTGTGAAAGTTGTTCATGATTTCGGTGAAAGCATCTATCCTCTAATCGATAAGGGACAAGTTGAAGGGGGAATAGTTCAAGGAATCGGCTGGATGACTTTGGAAGAAGTAGTTTATGATGAATCCGGTAAACTTATTTCAGATGCGCTTTCAACATATAAAGTCCCCGATATAAATTTCTCCCCCGAAATTGAAATTCACTTTCTTGAAAACTCGCCAAATCCTTATGGTCCTTTCAAATCGAAAGCTGTTGGAGAGCCTCCATTGATGTATGGAATTGGAGCTTTTTTCGCGATTAGAAATGCGCTGAAAAGTTTTTCACCAAACAGGGAATTCAATTTTATTGCTCCTATGACAAACGAGAGAGTTTTAATGGCTCTTTATTCAGAGGAGTAAAAATATTTTTCTATGAACTTATTCTATCGAAGAAGTGACATACTGCGTGGCGCGCTAATTTATAGTTCGGGTGATACTATTGCGGCATTAATTCTAAATGAGTTTTCAATTATTAGAGTAATTGGGATAATTTTAATTGGAGCCACCTTTTACGCATTTGAAATTCCAAATTATTTTTCCTGGATTGATAAAAAAGTGGGAGATGAGAACACCACTTCAAAATCATTAAAACGTACCCTGCTTGCTTTATTATATTTTAATCCTATCTGGATTGCCCGGCATTTACTCTTTATAAATGTTTTCAAGGGAGATCTCTCCGCAATAAATTTGTACTTACTTGTAATAGGGTTGTATTCATTTCTACTGAATGTACCAATATCCTTTATCATGAATTATCTGATTCAAAACAGAGTAAAACTAAAATGGCGGTTTACAGCAAGCGCAATATTTTCGGCTTTGATGGCAATTTATTATGCGATGAGCGAGGTGTTATTTAAATGATATTTCTTTCTTCAATGGTTGAAAAGAGTCATTCGTGGTTATTAGGGGTCATTCATGGTTATTAGTAGTCATTCATAATCATTAATGGTCATTGTCTGTTATTTATTGTATTCTGCACAAAATTTTTATTGCATTAATTAAATTCAAATCCTAACTTACGTCTGTTGTCATACAAGTTTATTTAAAAAT
Coding sequences:
- a CDS encoding T9SS type A sorting domain-containing protein, which produces MLIKSKILIPILIFTITTLVSAQTASAIWPLSNPSSGGTGFNPNVSGLINAANELLKGTEINQYTGANNSQRIRMAGTNNTWPANLNDKIDTVYVQFSVSPKKGITFEIKKISMLIGAASTNYMKARIFYSEKSDFSNPTEINYSTGSLSNFLISGGQSTVNAEINVTINEDETFYLRIFPWNEYSAIQSGKYMTLQNVEISGTTIGNVEANLAAVSTSSASYISTTFATSGGNIINDGGGLISERGICWNTIGNPSTSDDKKIAGSGVGSFKVLMQNLLPATKYYIRAYAVNSAGTSYGDEISFTTLNQKIVPQLTTNSVTNILVKTAQAGGSVTAWGGDSVFVRGVCYSENSNPTVNNFKTINGSDIGSFSTVIGNLKENTKYYLRAYAENSVGVGYGDEVSFTTQSPAVAITKTVSLDGSGDYTTVQSAFDAVPANYTGKYIIFIKNGTYKEKLKLTSGKVNVVIRGESRDNTILTYDDYSGKPGTSIGTSTSETLAIQANDVTLENITVQNTATQAQAVALNITGDRIIVNNCHIDGYQDTYYTWNSGRVYNINSKISGTVDFIFGHGVAVFDNCNIHIKRNTGTLTAAATKDGYKFGYVFLDCKITNDSIGYDGATISRFLLGRPWQNSPRTVFIRCEQPASLNPVGWAEWNVIPALYAEYKCYGPGSDYSQRLTSISRQLTDDEAKEYTITNIFSMSTGPEFGFDWMPEITTSVENKGKLNSEIPAKFSLEQNYPNPFNPTTLIKYQISELSDVTLKVYDLLGREVTTLVNEVKQPGEYSVEFITKNDEYSSGIYFYELKTQKYRAVKKLVLLK
- a CDS encoding glycoside hydrolase 43 family protein, translating into MRKLLLIISVVICLNTSDILAQNKSTVWNPNIDDTSYLNPIIHSDYSDPDICRVGDDYYMTSSSFSHFPGLPILHSKDLVNWKLISHAVINYPVKAFAKPQHGGGIWAPSIRYHNNEFYIYFGDPDNGIFMTKSKNAEGPWEPLYLVKEAKGWIDPSPFWDDDGKAYLVRAWARSRSGIKHILTIHKMSSDGKTLLDNGVNVFSDSLIHPTIEGPKLYKRNGYYYIFAPAGGVKPGWQTILRSKNIYGPYEDKIVLELGSTKINGPHQGGWVTTQSGEDWFIHFQDRYAYGRIVHLQPMRWENDWPVMGNDYDGNGIGEPVSNYRKPYTGKNYSVEVPQTSDDFNSDRLGLQWQWQANFDSSWYSLRQREGSLRLLPQKISNDDNNLYNAPFLLMQKFPAKKFSVSTKIEFENLDVGDRAGLIVFGFDYSFIGVERHKDGFHLTQIICNDANKKSPELRSESIEIKSSQIHLRMSVKPEDDSEIIPKVICKFSYSIDGEKYLPIGKEFIAKEGRWVGAKVGLFASSISDSNGYADFEWFRFE
- a CDS encoding FAD binding domain-containing protein; amino-acid sequence: MDSELKFILNDTVVEENINPAITVLDYLRNSKKLNGTKEGCREGDCGACTVLIGTLVKNKVNYKSVNSCLLPLISINGKHLVTIEGLNLAELNLIQDAMVTEGGTQCGFCTPGFIISLTCYFLEAKNYNYNSALNYLDGNICRCTGYSGIKRAVEKVINVTAESSSKNKIDRLIQSGIIPNYFSKVSQQLIAINNTINDKKPEKIISTKLIVAGGTDLYVKNGEELIDQELNFISSRENPIEKRGDEIIVQASATIEEFTNSKIIHKYFPQIKNSLKWFGSLPIRNRATVGGNIVNGSPIADITNILLALASTVKIVNGKKVRIVKLNKLYLGYKKLGLKKGEIVESIAISIPEGKYFFSCEKVSRREYLDIASVNSSMMIQTKKNIITNVHLSAGGVAPIPKYLEATSLFLIGKELSLKNILDAFKVVKTEISPISDVRGSAEYKTILLRQLILAHFYKLFPHLLNEEVTQ
- a CDS encoding molybdopterin-dependent oxidoreductase, whose product is MKSYDSIQHVKGASKFVDDLPITEGTLYGYVYYSSIAHGEIIDLDIKEALKSDGVKAVLTADDIPGQNQIGGIIPDEELLADSQVHYIGQPIAFVVAENKIKAHKAAQKISVEYKKLPAVFDARDAFENGMFLSPPRVFTLGSVDDIWAECDFVIEGIAESGAQEHLYLETQGAFALPTESGGVKIYSSTQGPTQVQKICSRVLNIPMNRIEVDVPRLGGGFGGKEDQATPWAVMCALAAHKLKLPVKLILPRQEDLRMTGKRHKYSSDFKIGLSAEGKILAYEVSFYQNGGAAADLSPAILERTLFHCTNSYYIPNVKATAYSCKTNLPPATAFRGFGGPQGMFVIESAINKAAEVMGIDASEIQRKNLLCEGDQFPFGQKTENCHAITCYDLAKSKFQYKEEISKINQFNTQNKFIKKGIYTMPVCFGISFTSTFMNQASALIHVFNDGSISVSTAAVEMGQGVNAKITEMVAREFGVESSRIKIETTNTTRVANTSPTAASKGADLNGFASISASKIIIERLKKVAADELKATSDCISIKNEIVHVSNQPTDITWNKIIQLAFFKRVSLSAQAHHSTPDIYFDKTKEKGKPFAYHVYGSALITAIVDCLRGTCKVESVKVVHDFGESIYPLIDKGQVEGGIVQGIGWMTLEEVVYDESGKLISDALSTYKVPDINFSPEIEIHFLENSPNPYGPFKSKAVGEPPLMYGIGAFFAIRNALKSFSPNREFNFIAPMTNERVLMALYSEE